The proteins below are encoded in one region of Peromyscus eremicus chromosome 10, PerEre_H2_v1, whole genome shotgun sequence:
- the Smim20 gene encoding small integral membrane protein 20, whose amino-acid sequence MAAARNLRTALIFGGFISMVGAAFYPIYFRPLMRLEEYQKEQAVNRAGIVQEDVQPPGLKVWSDPFGRK is encoded by the exons ATGGCTGCGGCCCGGAACCTGCGCACCGCGCTCATATTTGGCGGCTTCATCTCCATGGTCGGCGCCGCCTTCTACCCCATCTACTTCCGGCCCCTTATGAGGCTGGAGGAATACC AGAAGGAGCAGGCTGTAAATCGAGCTGGTATCGTCCAGGAAGATGTGCAGCCACCAG GGTTGAAAGTGTGGTCCGATCCTTTTGGCAGGAAATGA